Sequence from the uncultured Methanobrevibacter sp. genome:
TTCTTTCAAGTTTTGCAATATCCTTTGCTATTTTTTCGGGACTTTCCAGTTCACTCATCTTAATTGCCTCCAAACATGTACTACTCTTTGAGCTACGGTAAAGTATGATAAGATTACCAGTATGTAGATAATGTATGTAAAGTAGATATCTCCTGCGAAGTATCCTATTATTGCTCCAACCATTAAAATAATCATACGCACTGCTCGCTCTGCAATTCCAATGTTACATTCTACGCCCTGTGATTCGGCTCTTGATCTCACATAACTCACGGTTATTGCTGAGTGAATTGCAAGAACACCGACAAACCAGTCGCAGTATCCTCCGAATATGATTCCGATATATATTATCGCATCAGCAAATCTGTCCATTGTAGAGTCTAGAAATGCACCGAATTTGGATGACCTTCCATGATATCTTGCAACGGCACCGTCCACAACATCCAGAAATCCGGATGCCAATATTGCAATCATTCCTAACAACAGCATCTTATTTGCAAATCCGTAGGCTGCAACAACTGCAACAAAGGGGGATATTACTGTTACAATATTTGGATTGATATTCAAGTTCTTCGCTAAAGGATTCAATATTCTTGTTAATAATGGTCTTAAAGATTGAAGCATAATTATATATAAATTTTTATCTAATATAATTGTTAGGTAAGAAAAATGAAAATATTGAAAACCGGCATTGATAAAATTGATGAAGATATCATTAACGAAGCTATAAATGTATTGGCAAATGGTGGAGTAGTTTTATATCCTACAGACACTGTTTACGGTTTAGGAGCTAATATATTCGACAATAAAGCGGTTCGTAAAGTTTTTGATATTAAAGAGAGGAGTCTTTTAAAACCCCTTTCAATTCTTGTCTCACACATCAATGCCATTGACCTGGTTGCCAAGGTCTCATTAAGTCAGAAAAACACGATTCAAGAGTATCTGCCGGGGCCTTACACATTTATTTTGGATAGAAAAAAGATAGTTCCGAGAGCTGTGACAAGCGGGTCAAGCTATGTCGGCGTCAGGGTTCCAAACTGTGAAATAGCCTGCAGGCTGGCAAGCATATTTCCGATAACAACAACCAGTGCAAATCTCTCTGATGATGAAGTTTTATCAACTCCCGACGAAATACTTGAACAGTTAAATAAGGATGTTGATCTGGTTATTGATGTGGGAAAGCTGGATTCAAATCATGCTTCAAGAATTGTGGATTTAACCAGAATAAATCCGAAAATAATAAGAAAATAGAGATTAAAAATTAATCTCTTTTAAATTTATCTTTTGCGCATTGCTACACCGACAATTGCAATAATTACAATAACAATCGCTAATATGAATATAGGATTACCGGCTGTTCTCATTATTGTATCTTGCATTGTAGCCTTTTTTGGTGTTTCATTTGTTATTTTCTTGTTGTTTTTGTTGATAATGGTTGTATTGTTTTCATTAACAATAGTTGTTTTTGTCTTGTTGATTATTGTCTTGTTTGTCTCGTTAACAACTGTTTCATCACTTTTTTCATCAGTTTTATTTGGTGTTGTTTTTTCATCTGATGATTTGTTTTGAACTTTTGAATCATCTGAGGCATTTTTTACATTGCCGTTGGGGGTTGTGTTTGTGTCACTGACATTTTCACCTGCAGCCAGAGTATCTTCAGGGATTATCTGCTGGAGAGACACGGTATATGCTATGCAGTCTGATTTGTCATTTTCACTTGCTTTTAAAAGCTCAAAATTAAAGCTTGCTTCGGTTGTATTGCTTATTTTTACTACAGCACTGTCTCCCACAGTTTCTGAAGAACTTAATGCCTTTTGAGCAATTGCATTGCTTGTATCTTTTGCAACAACTTTGGAGATAACGCTTGCGATTTCATTTTCCTTGTTCTGTTTGTAACATTCTATTATGGCTAATTTAACTGCATTCTCTTTACCTGTAGTGCTTTGGGATGTGAACTTGTCTGAACTGCTTATTTTTTTATTTGAATCCAGACAAAATCCTGTAAATCCGTCACTGAATTTAATTTGATTTCCGTTGATTGAACTGACGGTAATGTAGTTGGTTAAATCTTTAATTTCCTCAGTAGTGTTTAAAGTATCGTTAGTGTTGTTGTCTGCTGAAACGAGACTTAAACAGCCTACTGAGACAATTAAAATTATTAATAAAAGGGTTATTTTTTTAATCATTTTAATGGCTCCTTCAAGTTAATTGATAATATAAATCTTCAAAGATATAATGATTTTGTTAAATTATATATCATATAAAAGTCAATATTTACTTATGAAAGTACTGGCTAACTTTGAAGATAATCAGAAAATTCCATCAAATTCTTCACTGGATGCTCTTTTAAAGGGAGGATTTGAAAAGGGAGTTATTACTCAAATATTTGGGCCTCCAAGCTCCGGTAAAAGTAATATAACACTAACATTAGCTGTTAATGCTGCAAAAACAGACAAGAAAGTGATTTATATTGATACTGAAGGTGGAATTTCAATTGACAGAATCAAACAGATTTCCGGTCATGATTTTCAAAAAGTAGCTAATAATATAATTGTTTTTGAGCCGACAAATTTTCTCGAGCAGAATGACAATCTGAAAGCTATTGAAATATGGCTTAGAAAGAACCATGATGATGTTGACCTGATTGTTCTCGACTCTGCAGTTGCACTTTACCGTGTAGATGACATGAAATCATCCAAATTGAATAAGGAATTAGGTAAACAGATGGGAATGCTGTCAAAGATTGCCAGAAAGTTTGATATAGCTGTAGTACTTACAAATCAGATTTACAATGCTTTTGATGATGAAGGAAATAATGACATCCGTGCAGTTGGAGGAACTATCCTGCAATACTGGAGTAAGGTAATAATCCAATTGGAACGTGGTGATGAGGTAAACAAGAGAGTTGCAACTTTGGTTCGTCACAGAAGCATCCCTGAAGGTAATCAGGCTGTTTTTTCAATTACTTCAAGGGGAATTGTTTAAGATAATTTTATTAACAATTAAAAATAAATAATTATTTTGGAATTGTTGTGTGATATTATGAGAGAAAAAGATTTTGATATTAAACACCCTAAAAAAAAGTTTCAAAAAACTGAAAGGGTGCCGCCGGAAGGATATGGAAGTGCAAATGACTTTTTTGAAGACATGTACATGGACCAGGACATGATTTGGATGGGACAGAATACAAACCATTTACATGACGATACAATATCTGACGCCATGATTGAGGCGATAAAGGAAAAGACATTCTGTAAATATCCTGCTCCTGAAGGATTCAGCGAACTAAAACAGCTGATTCTGGACGATTTAGGTTTCAAAGATTTGGAAGTCTTATTGACCTCCGGTGCAACAGAATCTTTATATCTTGTCATGCAGGCATTGCTGGAACCTGAAGACAATGTTATTTTATCCGATCCTGGTTACTTTATCATTGGAGACTTTGCAAACAGATTTGCTAATGAAATAAGATATGTTCCAATTTATTATGAAGAAAATGACTATAAGCTGACTCCTAATCTGCTTAGAAAAAACATGGATGAAAATACACGTATGGTAATTTTAATCGATCCGTTAAACCCGTTAGGTTCATCTTACACTGAAGACGAACTTAAAGAATTTGCAGAAATTGCAAAAGAAAATGATATATACTTATTACATGATGTGACTTACAAGGATTTCGCAAGAGAACATTTCCATGCACAGACTTATGCTCCTGAACAAACTTTAACCATTTACAGCTTTTCAAAAATATTCGGAATGGCAGGTTTAAGAATAGGTGGAGTAATTTCCACAAAACCTATAATTGACGCCATCAAAAACGCTGTTGTAAATGATTTAGGAGTGAATATTATTTCTCAATACGGTGCTATAGCAGGTTTAAAATCAAAACCTGAATGGTACGATAATATGCGTGAAATCTGTTTTGAAAACCAGAGGTTAATCAACGAAATGATTGAACCTATTGAAGGAGTTTTCCTGCCGGTTTATCCGTCTGATGCAAACATGATGGTAATCGACCTTTCAGGTGCCGGAATCAATCCTAAAGACATGTCAAATTATCTGATTGACAAAAAATTATTCACAAGGGAAGGAGAATACACTTCTGAAGATTTCGGAGACAAGTATCTACGTATAAGTTTCTCAATTCCAACAGAAGAAATTAAAGTATTCTGCGAAGAATTCCCTAAAGCCGTCGAGGCTTTAAGAACAAAATAGGTTGCCTATGAGATTTAGATATCATCAACTTATTCCTAATTTTTATTTACAAGAAAACCCAAACCATCCCAACACAATTATTTCAGATGCTCTTTTAGATGAATTAAACGATTTTATTGCATATTTGGATTTTGCAGGTGTAAGCTATTCCAAATTAAATGATGAATTTAAAAAAGAATGGGAAATTGACTGGGACAATGTCATCATTTTAAAATATTTCATGTCAGAGGACATCTTAAAGATGGAACCTTCCAGAGAAAAGTGCAAACTTGAGGATGCTGAATTTCAGGAAGTGGGAAAGAAAACCTTTGAAGTTGCTGATTTTTTAAGAAAGAACGGTTTCAGTGCAGATCTGGTCAATCCATTGGATGACAGAATCAGCTTAAGGGCAATTGCGATGCAGTCAAACGATGCGGTAATCACTAGAAACAACATGTGCATGTTTAAGGAGGGGCTGAACTTAGGTTTATTCATGATTCACACCTCAATTGAAAATCTTCCTTTCAAACAGGAAAACGACATGCAGTGGGTGAAGGATTACTGCTCAACATGTGGGGTGTGCATTGACAGGTGTCCTGAAAACGCATTTGATGATGATGAGAAAGTATTGAGAAAAGTCTGCACCGCCCACAGGGAAGGCTGCAGTATATGTATTAATTATTGTCCGTTTTACAAACGGGGTTATGATAAAGTTAAAAAAAGATATTTGAGGATGAAAAAATGAGTGAAAAAATAGCTTTGGTTTCATGCAGTGGATTAAGTCCTCTGGGACTTGTAGTAAGGGCTGCCAGTGTGGAGCTGGCATTGGAGAACGAAAATATTGTTGCAGCATGCATAACTGAATATTCAGCACAGCCAAATAACTGCTCACCAATTTTAGAGGATGCAAAAATCGTAACAATAACAGGATGCAGCGATGACTGCGCATCAGTAATTCTGAATGAGAAGGATGTAAATCCAATTAAAAACATTGCGGCTGATGCAGTAGTAAAAGCATATGATTTAAATCCTTTGGATGCAGTAAGGCTTGACGAAGACGGCGAAAAGGCTGTAGATATTTTGAAAAAATATATTTTAAATGAATTGGAAAATATCTGAAGAGATTATTTTTCAATAATTTCAATATTTTCCATAGCTTTGATTTTATCAATTCTGCCGTTTAAAAGAAGCAGAATAATTTCAATAGCCTTATTAATTCCGGATTCTGATCGTTTAAATAATGTTTCACTGTCATTTTCAGATAAATCTGCATAAATGTCAGTAGTAGTTATAATTTCATATTCATTAGTGATAATGCATATTCCACCACGACCTATGCCTGCAGTAGTTCCAATGGCCACATCACAATCGCTTAA
This genomic interval carries:
- a CDS encoding pyridoxal phosphate-dependent aminotransferase, producing the protein MREKDFDIKHPKKKFQKTERVPPEGYGSANDFFEDMYMDQDMIWMGQNTNHLHDDTISDAMIEAIKEKTFCKYPAPEGFSELKQLILDDLGFKDLEVLLTSGATESLYLVMQALLEPEDNVILSDPGYFIIGDFANRFANEIRYVPIYYEENDYKLTPNLLRKNMDENTRMVILIDPLNPLGSSYTEDELKEFAEIAKENDIYLLHDVTYKDFAREHFHAQTYAPEQTLTIYSFSKIFGMAGLRIGGVISTKPIIDAIKNAVVNDLGVNIISQYGAIAGLKSKPEWYDNMREICFENQRLINEMIEPIEGVFLPVYPSDANMMVIDLSGAGINPKDMSNYLIDKKLFTREGEYTSEDFGDKYLRISFSIPTEEIKVFCEEFPKAVEALRTK
- a CDS encoding putative zinc-binding protein; protein product: MSEKIALVSCSGLSPLGLVVRAASVELALENENIVAACITEYSAQPNNCSPILEDAKIVTITGCSDDCASVILNEKDVNPIKNIAADAVVKAYDLNPLDAVRLDEDGEKAVDILKKYILNELENI
- the radB gene encoding DNA repair and recombination protein RadB translates to MKVLANFEDNQKIPSNSSLDALLKGGFEKGVITQIFGPPSSGKSNITLTLAVNAAKTDKKVIYIDTEGGISIDRIKQISGHDFQKVANNIIVFEPTNFLEQNDNLKAIEIWLRKNHDDVDLIVLDSAVALYRVDDMKSSKLNKELGKQMGMLSKIARKFDIAVVLTNQIYNAFDDEGNNDIRAVGGTILQYWSKVIIQLERGDEVNKRVATLVRHRSIPEGNQAVFSITSRGIV
- the pgsA gene encoding archaetidylinositol phosphate synthase, whose translation is MLQSLRPLLTRILNPLAKNLNINPNIVTVISPFVAVVAAYGFANKMLLLGMIAILASGFLDVVDGAVARYHGRSSKFGAFLDSTMDRFADAIIYIGIIFGGYCDWFVGVLAIHSAITVSYVRSRAESQGVECNIGIAERAVRMIILMVGAIIGYFAGDIYFTYIIYILVILSYFTVAQRVVHVWRQLR
- a CDS encoding L-threonylcarbamoyladenylate synthase — protein: MKILKTGIDKIDEDIINEAINVLANGGVVLYPTDTVYGLGANIFDNKAVRKVFDIKERSLLKPLSILVSHINAIDLVAKVSLSQKNTIQEYLPGPYTFILDRKKIVPRAVTSGSSYVGVRVPNCEIACRLASIFPITTTSANLSDDEVLSTPDEILEQLNKDVDLVIDVGKLDSNHASRIVDLTRINPKIIRK
- a CDS encoding 4Fe-4S binding protein, which translates into the protein MRFRYHQLIPNFYLQENPNHPNTIISDALLDELNDFIAYLDFAGVSYSKLNDEFKKEWEIDWDNVIILKYFMSEDILKMEPSREKCKLEDAEFQEVGKKTFEVADFLRKNGFSADLVNPLDDRISLRAIAMQSNDAVITRNNMCMFKEGLNLGLFMIHTSIENLPFKQENDMQWVKDYCSTCGVCIDRCPENAFDDDEKVLRKVCTAHREGCSICINYCPFYKRGYDKVKKRYLRMKK